AGGTGCGAGAGCGCCATGCCTTCCCGCCCTCACGTATGGCGGAGACGCTCGCCGCGCTTCGCGATTACGGCACGATCCGCGAAGCGGCGATGCTGCAGACTTGCGGGCGGCTCGAGTTCTATGCCGACGTCGACGACTACGAATCGGGCGCAGCACAGCTGAAGTCGTTTCTCCAACATTTTCGGCATGCCGATCTCGAGTACGATCTCGAATCGTATCTCTACACGCTGCTCGGGGCCGAGGCGGCGGAGCATCTGCTGCGCGTCGCGACCGGCTTGGATTCGATGTTGATCGGAGAAGCGGAGATTCTCGGCCAAGTGAAGGACGCGTACGTGCAGGCGCAGCGCGCCGAGGCGATCGGCACGACGCTGCACCGGCTCTTCCGCGAAGCATTGCGCGCGGGGAAGATGGCGCGCTCCACGACGCGCATCGGCGGCGAATCACTGTCGCTGGCAACGGCTGCGATCGAGGCCGCGCGCGCGCACCGGGGAACGTTGGCGGGAGCCTCCGTCGTGATCGCCGGCGCCGGAAAGATGGGGCGTACGGCGCTGCGGCGTCTGCGCGCCGAGGGTGTTGCGCGCGTCGTCGTCGTAAATCGCACTCTGTCGCATGCTCGCGAGCTCGTGGAGGAGATTGCGTTCGGCGAAGCGCTCGAAATGCCGGAGCTCCTGAAGGCGTTGGCGCATGCCGATATCCTCTTTACCTCCACCGGTGCATCGCACTTCATACTGACGAAGGACGAGCTCGAGCGCGAAACGGTGGGAGAGCGAAGATTGCTCGTCATCGATCTTGCCGTACCGCGCGACGTGGATCCCGAGGTTGCGACGCTTGCGGGCGTCCGCCTCATCGACGTCGATGGCCTACGGCCGGTGATCGAGGAGCGGCTCGAGATTCGCAGGGATGCCATCCCCGACGTGGAGCGCCTGATCGCGCGTTACCTGGAGCGTTTTCTGCGCTGGTACCGCTCGCGCGTTGCGCTGCCGGCGATCGCTTCGCTGACGCAAAAAGCCGAGTCGATCCGCGTGGCGGAGCTCGATCGTCTGTTCCTGCGCTGCCCGGAGCTGAGCGAGCGCGAGCGCGCGCTCGTCACCGGCATGTCGATG
This genomic window from Candidatus Dormiibacterota bacterium contains:
- the hemA gene encoding glutamyl-tRNA reductase, which encodes MPLICLGLSHRTAPLEVRERHAFPPSRMAETLAALRDYGTIREAAMLQTCGRLEFYADVDDYESGAAQLKSFLQHFRHADLEYDLESYLYTLLGAEAAEHLLRVATGLDSMLIGEAEILGQVKDAYVQAQRAEAIGTTLHRLFREALRAGKMARSTTRIGGESLSLATAAIEAARAHRGTLAGASVVIAGAGKMGRTALRRLRAEGVARVVVVNRTLSHARELVEEIAFGEALEMPELLKALAHADILFTSTGASHFILTKDELERETVGERRLLVIDLAVPRDVDPEVATLAGVRLIDVDGLRPVIEERLEIRRDAIPDVERLIARYLERFLRWYRSRVALPAIASLTQKAESIRVAELDRLFLRCPELSERERALVTGMSMTIVSKLLHSAISNIREKATANDAEVLSHVRVLDELFELNLAESIAELGETKLPR